The following coding sequences lie in one Chelatococcus sp. YT9 genomic window:
- a CDS encoding Xaa-Pro peptidase family protein produces MGYMNRARCAASLKAEGIDALVVVQPENFRYVTGSHPGFLSSWRRAGTQMALVDADVDRPVSVVVADALEGAFRHMGAENVRIHPVWIDFRRLEPGGRNRSIPDCIEGAKNTGGIRPSTYDLDLALQQLRELIQAGGLGRSRLGIEMDFIPANDLAAFKLALPTVEFVDSSALLKRLQLVKSPVEISILRAACELTELGIAHTVEAIEPGLCARDLSVIFQSALLSEVRRQGIQDFDSSWAAFCCGPNASGRGNTTDPLELGHAIKLDCGCSMSGYISDVARTFFLGQASPSQRDLYKVILEAWEAGFQQFFPGNPISKIYEAVQTSIHKAGFTGFHRGHYGHSIGASVWNEEWPYIAANEHMPLEEGMVFAFEVPMYIDGIGALTIEDHIVVSDSGAYSMNKLPREIQEIYVSN; encoded by the coding sequence ATGGGCTATATGAATAGGGCGCGATGCGCAGCGAGCCTCAAAGCAGAAGGCATTGACGCCCTCGTTGTCGTGCAACCTGAGAACTTCCGCTACGTGACAGGAAGCCATCCGGGGTTTCTATCATCCTGGAGACGGGCGGGAACCCAGATGGCACTGGTGGACGCCGATGTGGATCGCCCCGTATCTGTTGTGGTCGCTGACGCGCTCGAAGGCGCTTTCCGGCATATGGGGGCAGAGAACGTTCGAATTCACCCGGTTTGGATCGATTTCCGTCGGCTCGAACCCGGCGGCAGGAATAGGTCGATACCCGACTGCATCGAGGGTGCCAAGAACACTGGGGGAATACGTCCCAGTACATATGACTTGGACCTTGCCCTTCAACAATTGCGAGAATTGATTCAAGCAGGCGGCTTAGGTCGCTCGAGGCTCGGCATCGAGATGGATTTTATTCCGGCCAACGATCTTGCCGCATTCAAATTGGCTCTGCCGACCGTCGAATTCGTCGATAGCTCCGCTCTTCTGAAACGACTTCAGTTGGTCAAATCACCGGTGGAGATCTCGATCCTGCGTGCGGCCTGCGAGCTCACCGAACTCGGAATTGCGCACACGGTGGAAGCCATCGAGCCCGGTCTCTGCGCACGTGACCTATCGGTGATTTTCCAGTCGGCGCTTCTCAGTGAAGTACGTCGGCAAGGTATCCAGGACTTCGACTCGTCATGGGCAGCTTTTTGCTGCGGCCCCAATGCCAGCGGGCGTGGAAATACGACCGACCCGCTCGAACTCGGTCATGCCATTAAGCTCGATTGCGGTTGTTCAATGTCAGGTTATATTTCCGACGTCGCGCGCACCTTTTTCCTGGGCCAAGCATCACCCTCTCAACGTGATCTTTACAAGGTCATCCTTGAGGCTTGGGAAGCCGGGTTTCAGCAATTTTTCCCCGGGAATCCGATATCGAAAATTTACGAGGCCGTGCAAACATCGATTCATAAGGCCGGCTTCACAGGCTTTCATCGTGGTCATTACGGGCACAGCATAGGCGCGTCCGTCTGGAACGAAGAATGGCCTTATATAGCGGCGAATGAGCATATGCCACTCGAGGAAGGCATGGTATTCGCTTTCGAGGTTCCGATGTATATCGATGGAATCGGAGCCTTGACGATTGAAGATCATATCGTCGTCTCAGACAGCGGGGCATATTCGATGAATAAACTTCCTCGAGAGATCCAAGAAATATACGTATCGAACTAG
- a CDS encoding LysR family transcriptional regulator, which translates to MRQLEYFREVAETGGFSRAANRIRISQSALSRQIMLLEEELGAKLLERHARGVHLTEVGRLLYERVDFLLRHIANMREEIIDRRDWPTGALHVGIPRSMRTLLSKPAIARFMQDYPGVFFRFVEDTSALVRDKLLRGELDLGLLSIHEPASALESRPLLKEQMFLVGPPSAGLSLDRAVELRSLAELRIVGLSRPASLRVALEKAASAQDVVLNIRAEINATIALDLVSQGLGYSVYSYCGLHDHLVAGKVSAAPITGFDIEWMLASSKERPLTQAIKIFEGMLREQAACAISSGAWRTAVLV; encoded by the coding sequence GTGCGCCAGCTAGAGTATTTCCGGGAAGTTGCCGAAACCGGCGGCTTTAGCCGCGCGGCGAACCGTATTCGCATCTCCCAATCGGCTCTCAGTCGGCAAATCATGCTGCTGGAAGAGGAGCTGGGCGCCAAGCTTCTGGAACGACACGCCCGGGGTGTTCACCTGACCGAGGTGGGGCGACTGCTCTACGAGCGCGTGGACTTTCTCTTACGCCACATCGCCAACATGCGTGAGGAGATCATAGATCGGCGCGATTGGCCCACAGGTGCGCTGCACGTCGGTATTCCCCGCTCCATGCGGACCTTGCTGAGCAAACCCGCCATAGCGCGCTTCATGCAGGATTACCCCGGTGTCTTCTTCCGTTTTGTGGAGGACACCTCGGCTCTCGTGCGCGACAAGCTTCTCCGTGGCGAACTGGACCTCGGCCTTCTTTCAATCCACGAGCCCGCATCGGCGTTGGAAAGCCGACCACTCCTCAAGGAACAAATGTTTTTGGTCGGGCCGCCGTCGGCTGGCTTGTCCCTTGATCGGGCTGTTGAGTTGCGCTCCCTGGCCGAGCTGAGGATCGTTGGTCTTTCACGGCCTGCCAGCCTGCGTGTTGCTCTGGAGAAAGCCGCATCGGCACAGGACGTCGTCTTAAACATTCGCGCTGAAATCAACGCGACGATCGCGCTCGATCTCGTCTCGCAGGGGCTCGGTTATAGTGTCTATTCCTATTGCGGCCTTCACGACCACTTGGTGGCCGGAAAAGTCTCCGCGGCGCCGATCACGGGCTTTGACATCGAGTGGATGCTTGCCTCGTCAAAAGAGCGGCCTCTGACGCAGGCGATCAAGATCTTTGAGGGGATGTTGCGCGAACAAGCCGCTTGCGCCATCAGCTCCGGCGCCTGGCGGACAGCGGTGCTGGTCTGA
- a CDS encoding amidase: protein MNSDLTTLTATELVSGYRKRDFSPTEVVRQTLETIDALNPALNAFAFLDPEGAQASAKASEQRWMRGEPAGPIDGVPTTLKDLAAVKGWPRYLGSRTTPASPSPDSFDGPAAARLREAGGVFLGKTTQPEFAWKGLTDSPRFGITRNPWNLERTPGGSSGGAAAGVAAYMGALALGTDGSGSVRIPAAFCGLAGLKPTYGIIPQHPRATHMGDIVHTGPIARTVSDVALMAQVMSGPDHRDWTSPPHGIRCFDDLTPALAGLRVAFSPTLGFAAVDPAVARIIRDAVNRLADVGAIIEEVDPGFEDARDMIDMIYKAGAARTAFAMSEDARRAMDPKYLAFATSGLGITADDYVGIGMMKRDALNARMVEFHETYDLLITPQLGLTAPPADEELFPPFYTHWFDWAPFCYPFNLTQQPAATVPCGVATDGLPVALQIVGPKFADQRVLNAALAAEQAIGFKPLSKDLVFKHCANFLEGNKNHAHA from the coding sequence ATGAATTCGGATCTGACGACGCTCACGGCCACCGAACTCGTCAGCGGCTATCGCAAGCGGGATTTTTCGCCTACGGAAGTTGTCAGGCAGACTCTTGAGACCATCGATGCCCTCAATCCGGCGCTGAATGCTTTCGCTTTCCTTGACCCTGAAGGTGCGCAGGCATCGGCCAAAGCCTCCGAGCAGCGCTGGATGCGAGGCGAGCCAGCCGGGCCGATCGACGGCGTGCCAACCACGCTCAAGGATCTCGCCGCCGTGAAGGGTTGGCCACGCTATCTTGGTTCACGGACAACGCCAGCCTCACCGTCGCCCGACAGTTTCGACGGTCCGGCGGCCGCGCGCCTGCGGGAGGCCGGCGGAGTTTTTCTCGGCAAGACAACGCAACCTGAATTCGCCTGGAAGGGGCTGACCGACAGTCCCCGTTTCGGCATCACGCGCAACCCCTGGAACCTGGAGCGCACACCGGGCGGCAGCAGTGGCGGCGCCGCCGCCGGGGTTGCTGCCTATATGGGGGCGCTCGCGCTGGGTACCGACGGCTCAGGCTCCGTGCGCATTCCAGCGGCGTTTTGTGGTTTGGCGGGGCTGAAGCCAACCTACGGCATCATTCCACAGCACCCCCGCGCCACCCACATGGGTGACATCGTGCATACCGGTCCCATCGCGCGGACCGTGTCCGACGTCGCGCTGATGGCGCAGGTCATGTCGGGTCCGGATCATCGTGACTGGACAAGCCCGCCGCATGGGATCCGCTGCTTCGATGACCTGACGCCCGCGCTGGCCGGACTTCGAGTTGCCTTCAGCCCCACTCTCGGCTTTGCGGCGGTCGACCCCGCAGTTGCCCGCATTATCCGCGACGCGGTCAACAGGCTCGCCGATGTCGGGGCGATCATCGAGGAGGTCGATCCCGGCTTCGAGGACGCCCGTGACATGATCGACATGATCTACAAGGCCGGAGCCGCGCGCACCGCCTTTGCCATGTCCGAGGATGCGCGCAGGGCCATGGACCCGAAATATCTCGCTTTTGCCACGTCAGGTCTCGGCATCACGGCCGATGACTATGTGGGGATCGGCATGATGAAACGCGACGCGCTCAATGCGCGCATGGTCGAGTTTCACGAAACCTATGATCTCCTCATCACGCCGCAGCTCGGGTTGACGGCGCCCCCCGCCGACGAGGAGCTTTTTCCACCCTTCTATACGCATTGGTTCGATTGGGCGCCCTTCTGCTACCCCTTCAACCTGACCCAGCAGCCAGCAGCGACCGTGCCATGTGGCGTGGCCACGGACGGTCTGCCTGTCGCCCTCCAGATCGTCGGCCCGAAATTTGCTGACCAGCGCGTGCTGAACGCGGCACTGGCGGCTGAGCAGGCAATCGGCTTTAAGCCGTTGAGCAAAGATTTGGTCTTTAAGCACTGTGCCAACTTCCTAGAGGGGAATAAGAACCATGCGCATGCCTAA
- a CDS encoding C4-dicarboxylate TRAP transporter substrate-binding protein yields MRMPKYLKTLACLAAAGLLASVSASKAATYDIIVGAGHPNTQTFVKLLETVFIPEVNKAMKEAGKGDTINWTTGFGGTIVKFESLLEGAQTGLVDIVVSPNVIRPSELPLNMFTYMAPFGSDDVKQTVEIVRAIYDKFPAVKQQWARFGQQPIAHYVYASHNIIGTFPIEKFDDVKGKKIGAAGVVGNFFGGTGATAVNGNFTTYYNDLQNGVYNGATGPAAGMQQAKLQEVAKHLNVVNFGTQYVVALSMNTAKMDSLPPYVQDIIRKAALKYEEALANLEVAEAAAAVETMKAAGVTVHVLPQEERAKWAAALPDLAGDWVKRLESQGMPGREVLVFYMDELRKRGAKPARDWDAAYR; encoded by the coding sequence ATGCGCATGCCTAAGTACCTCAAGACGCTTGCATGCCTCGCGGCTGCCGGCCTGCTCGCCTCCGTGAGCGCGTCGAAGGCCGCGACCTATGACATCATCGTGGGCGCGGGCCACCCGAATACACAGACCTTCGTGAAGTTGCTCGAAACCGTCTTCATTCCCGAAGTCAACAAGGCGATGAAGGAAGCGGGCAAGGGCGACACCATCAACTGGACAACCGGCTTCGGCGGCACGATCGTCAAGTTCGAGAGCCTGCTGGAGGGCGCGCAGACCGGTCTCGTCGATATCGTCGTCTCGCCAAACGTGATCCGCCCAAGCGAACTCCCGCTCAACATGTTCACCTATATGGCGCCCTTCGGCTCCGATGACGTCAAGCAGACGGTCGAGATCGTCCGGGCGATCTATGACAAGTTCCCGGCAGTTAAACAGCAGTGGGCACGCTTCGGCCAGCAGCCCATCGCGCATTACGTCTATGCCAGCCACAATATCATCGGGACCTTCCCGATCGAGAAGTTCGACGACGTGAAGGGCAAGAAGATCGGCGCGGCCGGCGTGGTCGGCAACTTCTTTGGCGGCACCGGCGCCACCGCCGTGAACGGCAACTTCACGACCTACTACAACGACCTGCAGAACGGCGTCTACAACGGCGCCACGGGCCCGGCAGCCGGGATGCAGCAAGCTAAGCTTCAGGAAGTCGCCAAACACCTCAACGTCGTCAATTTCGGCACCCAGTATGTCGTGGCGCTCTCGATGAATACGGCGAAGATGGACAGCTTGCCCCCATATGTGCAGGACATCATCCGCAAGGCTGCCCTGAAATACGAGGAGGCGCTCGCCAACCTCGAGGTCGCCGAGGCTGCTGCCGCTGTCGAGACGATGAAGGCGGCCGGCGTGACAGTCCATGTTCTCCCGCAGGAAGAGCGCGCGAAATGGGCGGCCGCCTTGCCGGACCTCGCTGGCGATTGGGTGAAGCGCCTCGAGAGCCAAGGCATGCCCGGCCGTGAAGTGCTCGTCTTCTACATGGACGAGCTGCGCAAGCGCGGCGCCAAGCCGGCACGCGATTGGGACGCGGCCTATCGCTGA
- a CDS encoding TRAP transporter small permease, producing MSTDGREATAASEAGIVERIFAGGVLALGSLGTILILVLAGLIIADVIGREIFGHAVPGVPELVAMSMVSIVFLQLGYAVRAERLTRNGSFIDKLCQTRPMIGHGLEAIFSLAGAVVFALIVATTMRYFLFAWTSNQYFGGVAGFFVPVWPVKAVTIIGSAVISIQFILRFWRHVGLARDGGARQ from the coding sequence ATGTCGACTGACGGTCGTGAGGCAACGGCAGCATCTGAGGCCGGGATTGTCGAGCGCATCTTTGCCGGAGGCGTGCTCGCCCTCGGTTCCCTGGGCACCATCCTCATCCTCGTGCTCGCGGGCCTCATCATCGCCGACGTGATCGGCCGCGAGATTTTCGGGCATGCCGTACCCGGCGTGCCCGAGCTGGTCGCCATGTCGATGGTCTCGATTGTTTTCCTGCAGCTCGGTTACGCTGTGCGCGCCGAGCGGCTGACGCGCAATGGCTCCTTCATCGACAAGCTTTGCCAGACGCGCCCGATGATCGGACATGGCCTCGAGGCGATCTTCTCGCTGGCGGGTGCCGTGGTTTTCGCACTCATCGTCGCGACGACGATGCGCTATTTCCTGTTTGCCTGGACGAGCAATCAGTATTTCGGCGGTGTCGCCGGGTTCTTCGTGCCGGTCTGGCCTGTCAAGGCTGTCACGATCATCGGCAGCGCGGTGATCTCCATCCAGTTCATCTTGCGATTTTGGCGCCACGTCGGTCTGGCGCGCGATGGTGGAGCCCGTCAATGA
- a CDS encoding TRAP transporter large permease, producing the protein MTLGVMVALISIVLMVGLIYIGMHVGIALVVLSFVSVWIMRGNFDVASNLLALSVADSIADYNFGVIPLFVFMGFVVSAANYGRDLFDVTNWMFRRLKGGLGISTVAANAGFAAITGVSIASASVFTRIAVPEMLRFGYNPRLAVGIVAGSSVLGMLIPPSVLMILYGILTDVSIGKMFIAGIVPGIVLACAFALGIMAAVHLKPELIAKTEADAQDSLTAGEAAIKIAPVVAMVGLVMGGIYGGYFTATEAAGVGAGLSLILAVAMRRLTWQAFWRLLVDSATVTSTICFLLIAASLYSRMLAFSGVPNFFASWIASSGFGFYTVLLIFIAALLVLGAILDSTSIMLITVPIMFPILMNFGADPIWIGIVIIVAVEIGIITPPVGIAAFVVHDTLGRKDISLSDVFIGVFPFVLVMTFVLALLVIFPQLSLMLL; encoded by the coding sequence ATGACGCTCGGCGTGATGGTCGCATTGATCTCCATCGTGCTCATGGTGGGGCTGATCTACATCGGCATGCATGTCGGCATAGCCCTGGTCGTGCTGTCCTTCGTCAGCGTCTGGATCATGCGGGGCAATTTCGATGTGGCCTCGAACCTGCTCGCGCTCTCCGTCGCCGACAGCATCGCGGACTACAATTTCGGCGTGATACCGCTGTTCGTCTTCATGGGGTTCGTCGTCAGTGCCGCGAACTACGGGCGGGACCTGTTCGATGTGACGAACTGGATGTTTCGCCGTCTGAAGGGCGGCCTCGGAATCTCGACCGTCGCTGCGAATGCGGGTTTTGCGGCGATCACCGGTGTGTCGATCGCCTCGGCGTCGGTCTTCACGCGCATCGCCGTGCCGGAAATGCTGCGTTTCGGCTACAATCCGCGGCTGGCTGTCGGCATCGTAGCGGGTAGCTCGGTGCTCGGCATGCTGATCCCGCCCAGCGTGTTGATGATCCTCTACGGCATCCTCACGGATGTTTCGATCGGCAAGATGTTCATTGCCGGCATAGTCCCCGGCATCGTGCTCGCTTGCGCTTTCGCGCTTGGCATCATGGCGGCGGTGCATCTCAAGCCGGAACTGATCGCGAAAACCGAAGCGGACGCGCAGGACAGCCTGACAGCCGGCGAGGCCGCCATCAAGATTGCTCCCGTTGTGGCCATGGTCGGTCTCGTCATGGGCGGCATCTATGGCGGCTATTTCACAGCGACCGAGGCGGCGGGCGTCGGCGCCGGCTTGTCGCTGATCCTCGCGGTCGCCATGCGGCGCCTGACCTGGCAAGCCTTCTGGCGTCTTCTGGTCGACAGCGCGACGGTGACCTCAACGATCTGCTTCCTCCTGATCGCCGCGAGCCTCTATTCACGCATGCTGGCCTTCTCCGGGGTGCCGAACTTCTTCGCCAGCTGGATCGCAAGCTCCGGTTTCGGCTTTTACACGGTCCTCCTGATCTTCATCGCGGCACTGCTCGTCCTGGGCGCGATCCTCGACTCCACCTCGATCATGTTGATCACCGTGCCGATCATGTTCCCCATTCTCATGAACTTCGGCGCCGATCCGATCTGGATAGGCATCGTGATCATCGTGGCGGTGGAGATCGGCATCATCACCCCGCCGGTGGGAATCGCGGCTTTTGTGGTGCATGACACGCTGGGACGGAAAGACATCTCATTGTCGGACGTGTTCATCGGGGTTTTCCCCTTCGTGCTCGTCATGACCTTCGTGCTCGCCCTGCTCGTCATCTTCCCGCAGCTCTCGCTGATGCTTCTCTGA
- a CDS encoding aminotransferase, producing MPPLMDAAPRPNSPEARDKAHVVHGLTNLRQHLDRGPLMIESGKGVFVRDAQGNDYLEGMSGLWCISLGFGEQRLVDAASRQMEKLPYYHLTNHRSHGPVIELATKLIEIAPVPMSHVWFASTGSEANDCAARLAWYYWHARGEPQRRKFIAHARSYHGNTIATASLSGVGYVHQQFGLPLPGFLHVECPDFYLGGQDGETEEQFSRRLLASIEALIQAEGPDTIAAFYTEPVMSSAGIVVPPAGYLEGLQALLKRYGILLVADEVVTAFGRTGAMFGTTTMGLVPDMIVCAKGITSAYFPLSAVLINARVYQAMLEQSDQLPVFGLTMTYSGHPVGAAVACEAIRIYEDDGIVAHARAMEAVLQEALRGELAGSAVVGQIRGRGLLAGVQLVSSQESRRIFDPALKVGPRIAAAAEQHGLFIRAIGDIIAICPPLIITEAEIRTLATRLALAVREVEGTL from the coding sequence ATGCCGCCGTTGATGGACGCCGCCCCCCGCCCGAACTCGCCGGAAGCGCGCGACAAGGCCCATGTCGTGCACGGGCTGACCAACCTGCGCCAGCATCTCGATCGCGGCCCCCTCATGATCGAGAGCGGCAAGGGTGTCTTTGTGCGCGACGCCCAGGGAAACGACTATCTGGAGGGCATGTCGGGCCTCTGGTGCATCTCGCTCGGCTTTGGCGAACAACGGCTGGTGGACGCCGCCAGCCGGCAAATGGAGAAGCTCCCCTACTACCACCTGACCAACCACCGCTCCCATGGACCCGTTATCGAGCTTGCGACGAAGCTGATCGAGATCGCCCCTGTGCCGATGAGCCATGTCTGGTTCGCGAGCACCGGCTCCGAGGCCAACGACTGCGCGGCCCGTCTGGCCTGGTACTACTGGCACGCCAGGGGCGAACCCCAGCGGCGCAAGTTCATCGCCCACGCCCGCTCCTACCATGGCAACACCATCGCAACCGCCAGCCTGTCGGGCGTGGGCTATGTGCATCAGCAATTCGGCCTGCCGCTTCCCGGTTTTCTCCACGTCGAATGCCCGGATTTCTACCTTGGCGGCCAGGACGGAGAAACCGAGGAGCAATTCTCACGGCGCCTATTGGCGTCAATCGAGGCTCTCATTCAGGCGGAAGGCCCCGATACCATCGCGGCCTTCTATACCGAGCCGGTCATGTCGTCAGCGGGCATCGTCGTGCCCCCCGCAGGTTATCTCGAGGGCTTGCAGGCGCTTCTGAAGCGCTACGGCATCCTGCTCGTTGCCGACGAGGTTGTCACGGCCTTCGGACGGACCGGCGCAATGTTCGGCACGACGACCATGGGCCTCGTGCCAGACATGATCGTCTGCGCCAAGGGCATTACGAGCGCCTATTTCCCATTGTCGGCGGTGCTCATCAACGCGCGCGTCTATCAGGCCATGCTCGAGCAGAGCGATCAGCTCCCTGTGTTCGGCCTCACCATGACCTACTCAGGCCATCCGGTCGGCGCGGCGGTAGCCTGCGAGGCCATCCGTATCTATGAAGACGACGGCATCGTCGCGCATGCCCGCGCCATGGAAGCCGTGCTCCAGGAAGCGCTCCGCGGCGAACTCGCTGGTTCCGCTGTCGTCGGCCAGATTCGCGGGCGTGGCCTTCTGGCGGGCGTCCAGCTCGTGTCGAGCCAAGAGTCGAGGCGCATTTTCGACCCGGCCTTGAAGGTCGGGCCACGGATCGCCGCCGCCGCGGAGCAGCATGGGCTCTTCATCCGCGCCATCGGCGACATCATTGCCATATGCCCGCCCCTGATCATCACCGAGGCGGAGATACGAACCTTGGCCACCCGGCTCGCGCTTGCGGTGCGCGAAGTGGAGGGAACCCTGTGA
- a CDS encoding transporter substrate-binding domain-containing protein, with protein MSALPMEIADNATARHALLTTGKLRVGVVRAPTAGVFFVSVDDQMRPDGVTVDIARELAHSLDADATFQVFPNSGECTEALAADVVDVAFMPVDDERRRKVDFGPAYYLLRSTLLVDGAGIASIAGYRQRGRRFVGIAGTTTLRAAIRTFGAERAIDVPSVDEAIALFASSVVDAVALSEDYLRAVQAGYPGSVVMAEAFQETSISIAVGKEKPVALHLATTFLENAKTAGVIRRIFDSHGLGDEAVAPAGR; from the coding sequence GTGAGTGCTCTCCCCATGGAGATCGCCGATAACGCTACGGCGCGCCACGCCCTGTTGACCACTGGAAAGCTTCGCGTCGGCGTAGTCCGCGCGCCGACCGCCGGCGTGTTCTTCGTCAGTGTCGATGACCAGATGCGGCCCGATGGCGTTACCGTGGATATCGCGCGAGAACTGGCGCACAGCCTCGATGCGGACGCCACTTTCCAGGTGTTTCCGAACTCCGGCGAATGCACCGAAGCGCTTGCCGCAGACGTTGTCGACGTCGCCTTCATGCCCGTTGACGATGAGCGCCGCCGCAAGGTCGATTTCGGCCCTGCCTACTACCTCCTGCGCAGCACATTGCTCGTCGACGGCGCGGGCATCGCCAGCATCGCCGGTTATCGACAACGTGGCCGACGTTTCGTCGGCATCGCCGGGACGACGACATTGCGTGCCGCAATCCGCACCTTCGGGGCTGAACGGGCGATTGACGTGCCAAGCGTCGATGAGGCGATCGCCCTGTTCGCATCCAGCGTGGTCGATGCCGTGGCCCTCTCGGAGGACTATTTACGCGCTGTCCAGGCTGGCTACCCCGGTTCCGTCGTGATGGCGGAGGCTTTTCAGGAAACCAGCATCTCGATTGCCGTTGGCAAGGAGAAGCCGGTGGCGCTGCATCTGGCAACCACCTTCCTGGAAAATGCGAAGACGGCGGGCGTGATCAGGCGGATTTTTGACAGCCACGGGCTTGGCGACGAAGCCGTCGCGCCAGCGGGCCGGTGA
- a CDS encoding heme-binding protein, translating to MSISLAQAQNLCVAALAKGRELKLAPLTIAVLDAGGTLVCLMREDGSSLLRPEIAIGKAWGTLGMGFGGRELARRADAVPQFFSALSTMSGGRMVPVPGGVLIRDADNAIVGAVGISGDTSVNDEICAVAGIKAVRLSEDTGDEVN from the coding sequence GTGAGCATCTCTCTTGCGCAAGCGCAGAACTTGTGTGTCGCGGCTCTGGCGAAAGGCCGGGAGCTCAAGCTCGCCCCCCTGACGATCGCCGTGCTCGACGCCGGCGGCACACTCGTCTGCCTGATGCGTGAGGACGGCTCCTCGCTGCTCCGCCCTGAAATCGCCATCGGCAAGGCATGGGGCACGCTCGGCATGGGCTTCGGCGGGCGCGAACTGGCACGCCGCGCCGATGCCGTGCCACAGTTCTTTAGCGCGCTGTCCACCATGTCCGGCGGACGTATGGTGCCGGTGCCAGGCGGCGTCCTCATTCGCGACGCGGACAATGCGATCGTCGGCGCCGTCGGCATCAGCGGTGACACGTCCGTCAATGACGAGATCTGTGCCGTTGCCGGTATCAAGGCAGTGCGCCTTTCCGAGGATACCGGCGATGAGGTGAACTGA
- a CDS encoding carbohydrate kinase, with protein MILVCGEALVDLFVSVDPVNDLAAEALLGGSPFNVAIGLSRLGAPAAFFGGISADPFGQAIGKKLAREGVDTSLVKHSERLSTISVVATDEHGQPSYAFHGEDKADRDVTFADLPRPNQGFEAITFGSYTLAVPPVSEALLALARREVGRATISLDPNVRPSVTPDMDAWRAKFETFLPYADIIKASEEDIRVGYGAACDMGELIARWLLSGPSLVVLTRGAHGASAYLRGHPEIRAEPLPVRVSDTVGAGDSFHAALLAYLGKIDRLARPRFMELGVEDLRKAMDFAIVASSITCARKGADLPTEADVLEVMNSRTSVHGP; from the coding sequence ATGATTCTTGTTTGCGGCGAGGCTCTCGTCGACCTCTTTGTTTCTGTTGATCCGGTGAACGATCTCGCGGCGGAGGCCCTGTTGGGCGGATCACCCTTCAACGTTGCGATCGGCCTTTCCCGGCTTGGCGCCCCGGCTGCCTTCTTTGGGGGGATTTCCGCCGATCCATTTGGGCAAGCGATCGGCAAAAAACTTGCGCGAGAGGGGGTCGATACCTCCTTGGTCAAGCATAGCGAGCGGCTCTCGACGATCAGCGTTGTGGCCACTGACGAGCATGGTCAGCCGAGCTACGCTTTTCACGGTGAAGACAAGGCCGACCGCGATGTCACCTTCGCAGATCTCCCCAGGCCCAATCAGGGGTTTGAGGCGATCACATTCGGATCTTACACGCTTGCCGTGCCTCCTGTTTCCGAGGCCTTGCTGGCTCTTGCACGGCGCGAGGTGGGACGCGCGACAATTTCGCTCGACCCGAACGTCAGGCCATCTGTGACGCCCGACATGGATGCGTGGCGCGCCAAGTTCGAAACATTCCTCCCTTACGCCGATATCATCAAGGCGAGCGAGGAGGATATTCGGGTCGGCTATGGGGCTGCGTGCGACATGGGGGAACTCATCGCCCGATGGCTGCTGAGTGGGCCAAGTCTTGTGGTTCTCACACGTGGTGCGCACGGCGCTTCAGCCTATCTGCGCGGGCACCCGGAGATCCGCGCGGAACCGCTGCCGGTCAGGGTGTCAGATACCGTCGGCGCCGGTGACAGTTTCCACGCGGCGCTGCTCGCCTATCTCGGCAAAATCGACCGTCTCGCCCGTCCTCGCTTCATGGAACTCGGGGTTGAAGATCTTCGCAAGGCCATGGATTTCGCCATTGTGGCCTCATCGATCACCTGTGCGCGAAAGGGAGCCGATCTGCCCACGGAGGCGGACGTCCTTGAAGTCATGAACTCGCGAACGTCCGTCCACGGACCGTGA